Proteins encoded in a region of the Vicia villosa cultivar HV-30 ecotype Madison, WI linkage group LG5, Vvil1.0, whole genome shotgun sequence genome:
- the LOC131602769 gene encoding putative cyclin-A3-1, producing the protein MPTRSSRKSAIAEPIVLNPKKHRVVLGDLPNLQNASISETQSSGNLQQHMFTRLIILIWINRFRESTTQNMKSNRLLNRMEMEKKLRLMVGYIENGQRFITTNTSGILVDWLVKVLFINVTYGVSATLLITPMS; encoded by the exons ATGCCGACTCGCAGTTCAAGAAAGAGTGCTATCGCTGAACCAATTGTTCTCAACCCTAAAAAGCATAGAGTTGTGCTGGGGGATCTTCCCAATCTACAGAATGCATCTATTTCTGAAACTCAATCCAGTGGAAATCTGCAGCAACATATGTTTACTCGTTTgataattttgatttggataaaCCGGTTCAGAGAAAGTACAACGCAAAACATGAAATCCAACAGATTATTGAACCGTATGGAG ATGGAGAAAAAGCTAAGACTTATGGTTGGATACATTGAGAATGGTCAGAGATTCATTACAACAAACACGAGTGGAATATTGGTGGATTGGTTAGTCAAAGTTTTGTTTATTAATGTTACTTATGGTGTTTCTGCCACATTACTGATAACACCTATGAGTTGA